The following DNA comes from Alphaproteobacteria bacterium HT1-32.
CCAAATCCGGCCAGGCCGACCGTTGCCAGCAGCGCCTCAGCCCGGTCCTCATATTCCCTGCGATGCGACCGGAAACGGCTGCGATGCGGCTGCACGATTTCCAGCGGCAGCAGCACATTGTCCCGCACCGTCCGCCAGGGCAGCAGGTTGGAATTCTGAAAGGCCATACCGGCGATCTTCACCGGGCCGTCAACCGGCTTGCCATCAACGGAGACCTGACCCCTGGTCGGCTTCACCAGCCCGGTGACCAGTCGCATCAGCGTGGATTTGCCACATCCGGAAGGGCCGACGACCGAGGTGAATTCACCCCGGCCGACGGTCAGGTTACAGCCCTGTACCGCAACGACCTCCTGCGAGGCCCCGCGGTAGGTCAGGGTGACATCATCAATGATGACCACAATATAACCCCGCTCTGTCAGCGTAACGAGGGCTCAGAGCTTGCGGTCCGCAGCCGGTGGCAGGTAGGACGGGTCAAACACCGCCTTCGGATCCGGCGTCGCCTTGAAATCATAGGTTACGCCGATCTGGCCGATCGATTTGACCAGCCGGTCCGGATCGATATCGCCAAACCCGTTGGCTTTGACATAGTCGGTGACGAAGTTATCGCGCAGTGCCATCTTCAGCCGCGCCAGCTCAATCGCCTCATCGGCAATCTCGTTACGCTTCATCACGGATTTGATCGCAGTCTCCGGGTCGGCAACGGTTGCCTGGACCCCCTTGATGGTGGCGGCAACAAAGCCCTTCACCACATCCGGGTTGGCCTTGGCAAAGTCGGTATTGACCATGATGGCGTTGCCATACAGCACCAGACCATAATCGGACATCAGCATCACGTTGATGTCTTCCGCCGGGATACCGTTGCGCTGAAGGTTGAAGAAGGACGAGAACGAGAAGCCCGTGATGGCGTCGACATCGCCCTTCGCCAGCATCGGCTCCCGAACCGGGAAGCCGACATTTTCAATTTTCACCTTCGAGGCATCGATACCATTTTCCTTCACGAAGGCTTTCCACTGGGCATAGGCCCCATCGGGAGCCGGTGCGCCGAGGATCCGACCTTCCAGATCCTTCGGTGTCCTGATACCGCTTTTGGCTGTGGTGACGATAGCGAAAGGCGGGTTGTCATAGACCATCAGGATAGCCGTAACAGGTGCTCCCGGGTTCTGGTCAAGATATTTGACCAGCGAATTGATGTCGAAAAAACCGAGCGGATAGGTTCCCGCGGCAACACGGGCGATACCCTGTACCGAACCCGGCCCGGAATCGACCGTCACATCAAGGCCCTGCTCCTTGTAGTAACCCTTGTCGATGGCAACAAAATACGGCGCAGACGGACCTTCAAACTTCCAGTCCAGCGCAAACTTGACCGGCGTTTCCGCCACAGCCGATGTGGCTGTAATCCCCGCCAGGGCGGCAAGGCCAACGATAATTCCGCGAAGCATGGAAAACCCTTTCCTGTAAAAACCGGTCGTGCCAGCAACAGGGCATCAGGCCCTGTTCTGCCGGCAGACTATCCGCACCAATGACGCAAAGCCTGTGCCAGTCCGGCTTTGCAAAGATCCGGCGAGAATGCTGGCAGCAGCAGCGGATATTGTCGATTAAATCTTGTGCAAATTTTGCGACAAGATGCAATTTCAGGCAGACTGACTGCTGTAAAAGGCGGCAAGTTCGTCAACCAGCCCGTCCAGAAAGGTCTGGAACCGCTGGGTCGGCTGGTGCGCCATGATACGGTCTTCCAGCGGATCCGGAGCAGCAATGTCAGAGTCGGCCATAGCCTGAATCACGGCATGACCGCAGAACGGCACATGTACTTCCGAGTAACCACCTTCATGTGCCATGACCAGCCGTCCGCCGCATTGTGCATCGGCAATTGCCTTCACCCGGCGCGTCATCCCGGCAAAGGTTGAGGAGGTCATCAGCATCCGGGACAGGGGATCAACGCCGGAGCCGTCGAAGCCGCAGGCGATGATGATCACATCCGGGCGATAATTCCGCAGCGCCGGCTCAACGATCTTCTCGAAAGCGCGAATATAGGTACTGTGGCCACTGCCCGGCGGCAGGGGAATGTTGATGTTCGCCCCTTCTCCGGCACCCTGCCCGCGCTCGGCAACGCCACCGGTATCGCGGGGATAGTTGTTCTCCTGATGCAGCGAGATGGTCAGCACATCCGGACGGTTGATAAACACCGCCTCCGTACCGTTGCCGTGATGCACATCCCAGTCGACGACGGCAAAACGCTCCGCCAGACCGGCCGCCCGCGCCGTCTCGATCGCCACGGCGATATTTGCCAGCAGACAGAAACCCATCGGCGTCTCAGGCAGGCAATGATGCCCCGGCGGACGGCTGAGCGCATAGGCATTTCTGTGCTGTCCGCGCAGAACCGATTGCAGGGCACCGCTGACAAGCCCGGCGGACAGGGTGGCAATTTCATAGCCACCGGGACCGAAAGGCGTGCGCTGGCCGAGTTCGCCACCACCGGCATCGCTCATTCTTTTGAACTCGCTGAGGTACGACGCCGGATGGACGTGACGCAGTTGCTCTTCTGTCGCGGGGGCTGCGGTCAGGCAATCCAGTTCACCCGCCAGCCCGGTGACCTCCAGCAGGTTCTTCAGCCGGCGTTTGGTCTCCGGATTTTCTGGCAGACCACCGGCTGCCAGCGGCTGCACCAGCCCGCCAACCGGTACAACGGAGGCGTAGTTGCCGCCGGAATGCCAGAAGCATCGTTCATCTGAATAAAAAGCCGTCGACGCCATCTGCCTGCCTCTCCGTCCATTCGCATTGACGGAGTCAGTCTATCGCCCGGACAACAGATGTCATCCGGTGATCAGAAGCGCGCCCGGCTATTTTTCGGCCGCCGCTTCCAGCTCGTTGCGGACCAGTGCCGCATAGCGATAGATGCCATGAACGAACTTGCCGTAGGGGAAAGACAGGAACAGTGCAAAGACCACACCGAGATGAATAGCCAGCAGGGTTCCCATTGCAGGCGTCGCCCGCAGGAACAGCAGCAGCAGGCCGGTCAGCCCCGTCAGAAACAGCATCAGGATGAATGCCTGATCCATGCCACGGGTCGAAGTCTTGATATCAACCAGCCGCGACTTCTTCTCTTTCCACAGGCCAAGCGGGCCAATCACCAGACCGAAGCCGCCGACTGTGCCAAGGATGACCGCCAGATTGTACCAGGCATAGGGCGCTTCCCAGCCAAGCAGGTAATGCTGCAGGGTCGCGACCGAGGTCGAGGCAAAGCAGAGCAGGAAGCCATAGAAGGTCATGTGGTGGTAATGCCGCCGCTTGTCATCCGGATCTTCATCCGTGTTCATGCAACCACCGCCGCCGCCATCGAGATTGCGGAGTGTCGCAGCCGCAGCACCTGCCCCCCGGAAGGCCGCCCAGGTAACCTTGCCACCACCTGTTGCTTTCCAGAATTTCCGCAGGCCCATCCACAACGCGATCATCGAGAACAGGAAGACCCCACCAAACAGGGCAGCCATCGTGTTATGAGGCATGATGCGATAGAAAGCGCCACTGCCGGTCTGGGTGGTGAACATCACCTCGGCCGAGCCGAAAGCCATGAACCCGCCGATAAAGGCCGCGACAGCCAGCGCCGTCAGCACGGCAATCACCAGACCATTGCGTTCAAACGCCGGCGCCAGAAAGCCCGGCCAGGCGTAACGGCCATAACTTTCCGCCCGTACTTCCGCCATTGCGACCGGGAAGTTGATGCCGAACTCATGCGGCGGCGCATACTGGCAGTCATGATAGCAGGCGCCACAGGCATGGCAGAGGTTCGACAGGTAGTCGATATCGCCTTCCGAAAAGGTCAGGCGTCGCTCAAGTGCCGGAAAGACCGCGCAAATACCTTCGCAATAGCGACAGGAATTGCAGATACCAGTCTGACGATGTGCTTCGGTGAGTGCCTCAGTTGCGAGCATTTCCTGCGGCCTCCCTGCCTGCAATGCGCCCGAAGACGCTGCCAATTGTCATGCCGATACCGGCCAGATATCCCTTGCCGAGAATATTCCCGGCCATGATTTCCCCGGATGCGAACATGTTCCCCGACGGCTTGCCGTCAGCCATGATCATCCGCGCATCCGAATTCACCTTCACACCGAGATAGGTGAACGTGATACCCGGACGAAGCGAGTAGCCATAGAAGGGCGGCTTGTCGATAGGACGCGCCCAGTGGGTCTTGTTGATTTCCAGCCCTTCCGTATGGCAGTCGTCATGTTCATTATGATTGAAGTTCGTGCCCCTGCAGGCCTTGTTGAATTCCTCAACCGTGGCTTTCACCTTCGCACCATCCAGCCCCATGATCTCTGCCAGCTCCTCGATGGTATCCGCCTTGTCCGGCGGGAAGGGCGACGGCATGAAGGAATTGATCGACTTCTCGTCAATCAGCACATAACCGACCTGCTCCGGCTGAGCGGCAACCAGCCGCCCCCAGATCGCATACCGTTTCGGCCAGAAATCTTCGCCTTCGTCATAGAACCGTTCGCCATTGGCATTCACGACCACGCCGAACGGCACGCAATCCAGCCGGGTGATCAGACCACCGTCGAACTTCGGCGCACGCCCGTCGATGGCAACTGCGTGGCACTGTTTCGGATCGCCCAGAATCTGCACGCCCCGGTCCATCATGATGCGCAGCACCCGCCCCTTGTTATAAGGCGTGCCGCGTATCAGGAAATTCTCCGCCGATGGCCCCCAGGCTTCCTTCAGCCAGTCGATATTGGCTTCAAAACCTCCGGAGGCAGCGATAAAGGCCCGGATGCTGATCGTTTCCGTGTCTTCACCTTTCTGCACGGTGACCGTTTTGGCAAAGCCGTCGACGATATCCACATCGATGACTTCCGTATCATATTCAACCGTCACACCCAGACTGAGCGCCGTACGATACAGCGCGTTCAGCATCGCCTTGCCGCCCCCGAGGAAAAACGCATTGGTGCGGCTCAGTGTCAGCGTTCCCCCCATCGACGGCTGAAACAGAACGCCCTGTTCATTCAGCCAGTCCCAGAGGTCTTTCGATTGCTCCAGCGTCATCTGCGCCAGCTTCATGTCGGTCTCACCGTCCGTCACGCGCAGCAGGTCTTCCATGTACTCCTCAACCGGATAAGGCCCGGTCAGGACTTCATTTGCGCTGTCATGGGCGATCCGGCAATTGCGGGTATGGCGGGTATTCCCCCCACGCCAAAATTTCGGCGCGGCCTCGACCAGCAGAACGGACGCGCCGTCACGCGCTGCGGTTATCGCTGCGCAGACAGCGGCGTTACCGCCCCCGGCAACAAGGACGTCATAATTTCGTACGGTCATCAGTGCTTCCCCACTCCCGGACTGAACCGGGTTTGTCGATCCGTTTTGTCCAGACAATATACCCTGTCATTTTTACGATGCAATCATCTGTTCCCCCGTGATTCAGTTCAATACCAGACAACATCTGGCACTTTTGCCAGCCCGATGGAACCAAGGAAAACCGTCTGATTGCGGATGGAAACGGGAAGGTCGATGGCACCCCGCGGTCCGGAGGATGAACGGCTGCCAAGCACGGTCAGGGCAAACTTGACTGCCGTGGCCGCCCCGGATTTCAGATAACCTTTCGCCGCCAGTGCATCGACGGTTTCCGGCAGGCCTGTGGTTCTTGTGTCCAGTTTCAGATTGGGTTGCAGGTCATGGTCGACACTGCCTTCCCCGTTCGCGGCCAGCGCCAGATTCCCCCAGGTTGCACGGAAGTTGTTGATAATAGCCCGGCCACCTGTATCGCGCCACATCGTCACCATCTGCGACGGGGCACGCCCGGCAATCACGCCGGTCAGGTCTGCATCCAGTGCAAGCGCTTCCAGCCGCGAGCCCAGTGGCTGCCCGCGAAGCTGCGGCAGGATAAGATTGGCAACTTCCATCCGCAGGTTCTTCGGACTTGTCGTCCCGAGATTCCCAAGATCCGAAAGACGCAGCACGAAGCGGCTGAACCGCCCCACTTCCTCGGCATTTGCAGTTGCGACAAGTCCGTCAGCCGACACATCGACAGACTGAACCTGCCCGTCATTGCCAATCATCACGCGCCCCAGCAGAGCCGTCGCCCTGACATCAAGTTCCGTACGCTGGTCGCCCTGCTGAATCAGCAGACTGTGCTGCCCGGATGGCTCGACCATGATGGTCAGGGGCGACCATGGGGTTGCCCAGGCCGCCGCAAAGGGTGTGGTCCATACGGTGACCCCTTTAGGCCCGGCGGTACGGACTTTCGGCTGGTCAATGGCCAGCCGGACTTCACGGGGGAATCCGCTGATGGTGTAACCCTGATAGGTAACCTCCATCCCTTCGGCGCGACGCTCGTCAATCCATGCCTGAAATCCGGCCTCTGTCCGGGCCGCCAGCAGATACCACCAGCCGGAATAGCCGACGATGATCAGGAAGATGACAAGGACGGGAAAGACGATCAGTCTGCGCATGGTTACCAGAGGGATGTTTTGACGGACCTACGGTAACCCCTCTATAGAACATCTCAACCCGTCATCCCAGCCGACAGGTCATATCCCGACAATGGTATCACAGCGCACCGAAGCAGAAACCAACGCCCTGAAGGTAACTCTGGCCTCCTGGGCCTTTGTCCCGATCTGGTCGACCGGCTTTATCGGCGCCCGCATGGGCACCCCCTATGCCGAACCACTCAGCTTCCTGACCCTGCGATTTGCCGTTGCCGCCGCCGGACTTGCCCTGCTGGTGGTCCTGACCCGCAGCGCCTGGCCACGCGACTGGCGACAGGCCGGCCATATCTGCGTCTTCGGACTGCTTGCCCATGGCGGCTATCTCGGGGCCGTCTTCGTGGCCATTCATATGGGCGTCACCGCCGGGGTTTCTGCCCTCATCGTCGGCCTCCAGCCATTGCTGACCGGACTTATTGCCCCCCGCCTGCTGGGTGAAACCGTCACCTGGCGACAATGGGCCGGGCTGCTGCTCGGGCTTGCCGGTGTGGCCATGGTGGTCTGGCAGAAGATGGATTTCAGTCAGGGCGACGGGCTGGGCTTTGGCCTCTGCGTCGGCGGCCTGATCGCCATTACCGTCGGCACGCTGTACCAGAAACGCTTCTGCTCGGATATGCCGTTGCGCAGCGGGTCGGCCATCCAGTTCATGGCTGCCGGTGCGGCAACACTGGTCGGTGCCCTGCTGCTGGAGGACTTCCGGATTGAATGGACCGGCGAGTTTGTCTTCGCCTTTGTCTGGCTGGTGGTCGTGCTGTCCTGGGGCGCGGTCGGGCTGCTGCTGTTCCTGATCCATAATGGCGCTGCAACGAAAGTCACCAGCCTGTTTTATCTTGTCCCGCCTGGTGCTGCCCTGTTCGGCTGGCTGCTGTTTGATGAATCTTTGTCACCTCTCGCGATCATGGGCTTTGCCATCGCTGCCGGGGGTGTCGCACTGGTAACCCGTAAATGACCAAAACACCTGCTATCGAGAACCCGATCTGGGTCTTTGCCTATGGCTCCCTGATGTGGCGCCCCGACTTTGATTTTCTGGAGGAACGCGACGGCACGCTCCGGGGCTATCACCGCTCGCTCTGTATCTATTCCTGGCATCATCGCGGCACCCAGGACTGCCCCGGTCTGGTCTTCGGCCTCGACCGTGGCGGGGCCTGCAAGGGCAAGGTCTTCCGTGTCGACCCGGTGAAATGGCCCGCCATCAAGAAATATCTCGACGATCGCGAAATGGTCACCGCCGTGTACGAGCCCCGCT
Coding sequences within:
- a CDS encoding ATP-binding cassette domain-containing protein; the protein is MVIIDDVTLTYRGASQEVVAVQGCNLTVGRGEFTSVVGPSGCGKSTLMRLVTGLVKPTRGQVSVDGKPVDGPVKIAGMAFQNSNLLPWRTVRDNVLLPLEIVQPHRSRFRSHRREYEDRAEALLATVGLAGFGDRFPWELSGGMQQRASLCRALIHEPELLMLDEPFAALDAFTREELWCVLRDLWQRNGFTVVLVTHDLREAAFLADSIHVMSARPGRITLTKQVNLPRPRDLDVCFTTDFTDIVHELRGKIAEVRQA
- a CDS encoding ABC transporter substrate-binding protein, whose amino-acid sequence is MLRGIIVGLAALAGITATSAVAETPVKFALDWKFEGPSAPYFVAIDKGYYKEQGLDVTVDSGPGSVQGIARVAAGTYPLGFFDINSLVKYLDQNPGAPVTAILMVYDNPPFAIVTTAKSGIRTPKDLEGRILGAPAPDGAYAQWKAFVKENGIDASKVKIENVGFPVREPMLAKGDVDAITGFSFSSFFNLQRNGIPAEDINVMLMSDYGLVLYGNAIMVNTDFAKANPDVVKGFVAATIKGVQATVADPETAIKSVMKRNEIADEAIELARLKMALRDNFVTDYVKANGFGDIDPDRLVKSIGQIGVTYDFKATPDPKAVFDPSYLPPAADRKL
- a CDS encoding class II histone deacetylase — encoded protein: MASTAFYSDERCFWHSGGNYASVVPVGGLVQPLAAGGLPENPETKRRLKNLLEVTGLAGELDCLTAAPATEEQLRHVHPASYLSEFKRMSDAGGGELGQRTPFGPGGYEIATLSAGLVSGALQSVLRGQHRNAYALSRPPGHHCLPETPMGFCLLANIAVAIETARAAGLAERFAVVDWDVHHGNGTEAVFINRPDVLTISLHQENNYPRDTGGVAERGQGAGEGANINIPLPPGSGHSTYIRAFEKIVEPALRNYRPDVIIIACGFDGSGVDPLSRMLMTSSTFAGMTRRVKAIADAQCGGRLVMAHEGGYSEVHVPFCGHAVIQAMADSDIAAPDPLEDRIMAHQPTQRFQTFLDGLVDELAAFYSSQSA
- the tcuB gene encoding tricarballylate utilization 4Fe-4S protein TcuB produces the protein MLATEALTEAHRQTGICNSCRYCEGICAVFPALERRLTFSEGDIDYLSNLCHACGACYHDCQYAPPHEFGINFPVAMAEVRAESYGRYAWPGFLAPAFERNGLVIAVLTALAVAAFIGGFMAFGSAEVMFTTQTGSGAFYRIMPHNTMAALFGGVFLFSMIALWMGLRKFWKATGGGKVTWAAFRGAGAAAATLRNLDGGGGGCMNTDEDPDDKRRHYHHMTFYGFLLCFASTSVATLQHYLLGWEAPYAWYNLAVILGTVGGFGLVIGPLGLWKEKKSRLVDIKTSTRGMDQAFILMLFLTGLTGLLLLFLRATPAMGTLLAIHLGVVFALFLSFPYGKFVHGIYRYAALVRNELEAAAEK
- the tcuA gene encoding FAD-dependent tricarballylate dehydrogenase TcuA, giving the protein MTVRNYDVLVAGGGNAAVCAAITAARDGASVLLVEAAPKFWRGGNTRHTRNCRIAHDSANEVLTGPYPVEEYMEDLLRVTDGETDMKLAQMTLEQSKDLWDWLNEQGVLFQPSMGGTLTLSRTNAFFLGGGKAMLNALYRTALSLGVTVEYDTEVIDVDIVDGFAKTVTVQKGEDTETISIRAFIAASGGFEANIDWLKEAWGPSAENFLIRGTPYNKGRVLRIMMDRGVQILGDPKQCHAVAIDGRAPKFDGGLITRLDCVPFGVVVNANGERFYDEGEDFWPKRYAIWGRLVAAQPEQVGYVLIDEKSINSFMPSPFPPDKADTIEELAEIMGLDGAKVKATVEEFNKACRGTNFNHNEHDDCHTEGLEINKTHWARPIDKPPFYGYSLRPGITFTYLGVKVNSDARMIMADGKPSGNMFASGEIMAGNILGKGYLAGIGMTIGSVFGRIAGREAAGNARN
- a CDS encoding DUF2125 domain-containing protein, which gives rise to MRRLIVFPVLVIFLIIVGYSGWWYLLAARTEAGFQAWIDERRAEGMEVTYQGYTISGFPREVRLAIDQPKVRTAGPKGVTVWTTPFAAAWATPWSPLTIMVEPSGQHSLLIQQGDQRTELDVRATALLGRVMIGNDGQVQSVDVSADGLVATANAEEVGRFSRFVLRLSDLGNLGTTSPKNLRMEVANLILPQLRGQPLGSRLEALALDADLTGVIAGRAPSQMVTMWRDTGGRAIINNFRATWGNLALAANGEGSVDHDLQPNLKLDTRTTGLPETVDALAAKGYLKSGAATAVKFALTVLGSRSSSGPRGAIDLPVSIRNQTVFLGSIGLAKVPDVVWY
- a CDS encoding EamA family transporter, which gives rise to MVSQRTEAETNALKVTLASWAFVPIWSTGFIGARMGTPYAEPLSFLTLRFAVAAAGLALLVVLTRSAWPRDWRQAGHICVFGLLAHGGYLGAVFVAIHMGVTAGVSALIVGLQPLLTGLIAPRLLGETVTWRQWAGLLLGLAGVAMVVWQKMDFSQGDGLGFGLCVGGLIAITVGTLYQKRFCSDMPLRSGSAIQFMAAGAATLVGALLLEDFRIEWTGEFVFAFVWLVVVLSWGAVGLLLFLIHNGAATKVTSLFYLVPPGAALFGWLLFDESLSPLAIMGFAIAAGGVALVTRK
- a CDS encoding gamma-glutamylcyclotransferase, whose amino-acid sequence is MTKTPAIENPIWVFAYGSLMWRPDFDFLEERDGTLRGYHRSLCIYSWHHRGTQDCPGLVFGLDRGGACKGKVFRVDPVKWPAIKKYLDDREMVTAVYEPRWLRVDTAVGPLKAYSFIAVRDHAQYAGVLSIEEQVRFVRQGKGVSGINIDYVSSTVEHMRAVGISSAKLDALMRALEK